The Plasmodium yoelii strain 17X genome assembly, chromosome: 8 genome includes a region encoding these proteins:
- a CDS encoding patatin-like phospholipase, putative, with translation MKRPEFSLDSLKKNRKKNKNNSNYENFSAHHFLKIPIFIILIIAFGLNAFIYLLIRFFIYIFENTSFFIVTTCIDLRRYISNKKRKIYEIFGKVRKLNYSDQNEINNDNEEVNTDFESVLKIENLMKKCNNYSDYIKYAYQMDVLTGKFIHINENDDYINTYDVNLLKKTSKSIETNLLNNNILLLLEDIKIATSPRIKAIFQEKYYCKTYSTPHIIITTFVNNVMDGLNYIENYVKEHKEQNENYLYSDEYLIIKNIFKDIFRQWGNTALFLSGGAILGLHHFGVLEVFLKSSINIDYFNEHTNAGFKSGKGEEKREEKGEKIDEMDDKANTALYRDACDLNEIDKKKKKKKKKINTNKFLKIKNFLLNNLNCEDQEVDHFDYDSCNCDDSDNSVSSNNGKYELPNKHGNSFISSGSYTEKCGIHDKNDYRYVKSQSEINIKQESGAHAKSRRSKNGQSGQSGGNGQNDKSKRHIIDKNSFIDDNDNNILPQIICGTSAGSIIAAWICSRTNKELLEEFNIEFIYKIVSCFSSEKLFYSFFNIFKKGNFYDIDKIIKLVYGLYGDMTFLEAFMKTNLVLNITVTRAESGNDIFTCDEDGCLVLNYMNSPNVLIYTAVLASCSFPYLLQPFKLLEKKYIKENVYKFISIKQVYNLKYILNSNSAYNKKISIKGSQESHDIMGSNKSDNDIDLINSTENVEDDKIDTYHNKDNKNLENMINKNDQDCYNNLYYKENANANIKLDDENLLMFDNTYMKNKENSDLKKKNIKKRNIKKRNSLENNQDNIGTSVFNSITEKSKLSDYQKEYESDINSEQIKNDNKLSNSQIKETLSFKFNNIRNKMIMLKSGSLNINKDEKNENLKKCNSELIDLNEYKNIDLLNEEYTIINSVQFKNMYFHDGSLKSDIPARNLNQILSVKYKIVSQVNPHIFPFTGIRVHGEAGKPVKWRGSSGRWRAGFLMSSMEILFKENVRYILRLMALLDISPTIRGLNAGSIAMQRYHGDITLHPNRLFLKHFKLISVSSYDDVEWYIQEGRQMTFQKLPLIMNRMKIEKKLIKVKKCFF, from the exons ATGAAAAGGCCGGAGTTTAGCTTAGATTCGTTAAAAAAGAaccgaaaaaaaaataaaaataattcaaattacGAAAATTTTAGTgctcatcattttttaaaaataccaatttttattattttaataatagcATTTGGTTTAAAtgcttttatatatttattaattcgtttttttatttatatttttgagaatacttcattttttattgtaaCAACATGTATAGATTTGCGTCGATATAtctcaaataaaaaaagaaaaatttatgaaatatTTGGAAAAGTaagaaaattaaattattcagatcaaaatgaaataaataatgataatgaagaAGTTAACACAGATTTTGAAAgtgttttaaaaattgaaaacttaatgaaaaaatgtaataattattctgattatataaaatatgctTATCAAATGGATGTTCTAACTGGaaaatttattcatataaatgaaaatgatgattatataaatacatatgatgtaaatttattaaaaaaaacatcaaAAAGTATAGAAactaatttattaaataataatatattgttacttttagaagatataaaaatagcaaCATCTCCAAGAATAAAAGCTATATTtcaagaaaaatattattgtaaAACATATTCAACAcctcatattattataactaCTTTTGTAAATAATGTTATGGATGgattaaattatatagaaaattatgtaaaagaacataaagaacaaaatgaaaattatttatattctgatgaatatttaataattaaaaacatttttaaagaCATTTTTAGACAATGGGGTAATACTGCTTTATTCTTAAGTGGCGGGGCAATTTTAGGACTCCATCATTTTGGGGTTTTGGaagtttttttaaaatcatcaATAAATATCGATTATTTTAATGAGCATACTAATGCGGGTTTTAAAAGTGGAAAAGGGGAAGAAAAAAGGGAAGAAAAAGGGGAAAAAATTGACGAAATGGACGACAAAGCAAACACTGCTCTATATAGAGATGCCTGCGATTTGAATgaaattgataaaaaaaaaaaaaaaaaaaaaaaaaaaataaacacaaataaatttttaaaaatcaaaaatttccttttaaacaatttaaaCTGTGAAGATCAAGAAGTGGATCATTTTGATTACGATTCATGCAATTGTGATGATTCAGATAATAGTGTATCAAGCaataatggaaaatatgaatTACCAAATAAGCATGGAAACAGTTTTATAAGCTCGGGGAGCTATACAGAAAAGTGTGGAAtacatgataaaaatgattatagGTATGTTAAAAGCCAAagtgaaataaatattaagcAAGAAAGTGGCGCACATGCCAAATCCAGGCGAAGTAAAAATGGACAAAGTGGCCAAAGTGGTGGAAATGGCCAAAATGACAAGTCGAAGCGACACATAATTGACAAAAACAGCTTTATAGATgacaatgataataatatattgcCACAAATAATATGTGGAACATCCGCTGGCAGTATAATTGCTGCATGGATTTGCTCAAGAACAAATAAAGAGCTACTCGAAGAATTTAACATcgaatttatttataaaattgtttcATGTTTTTCAtcagaaaaattattttattcattttttaatatttttaaaaaaggtaatttttatgatatagataaaataataaaattagtaTATGGTTTATATGGTGATATGACATTTTTAGAAGCTTTTATGAAAACCAATTTAGTATTAAATATTACTGTAACTAGAGCTGAATCAGGTAATGATATTTTTACATGTGATGAAGATGGCTGTTTagtattaaattatatgaactCACCAAATGTTTTGATTTATACTGCCGTTTTAGCTAGCTGCTCTTTTCCATATTTATTACAaccatttaaattattagaaaaaaaatatattaaagaaaatgtatataaatttatatcaattaaacaagtatataatttaaaatatatattaaatagtaatagtgcatataataaaaaaatatcaataaaGGGAAGTCAAGAAAGCCATGATATTATGGGAAGTAACAAATCGGATAATGATATTGATCTTATAAATAGTACTGAAAATGTGGAAGACGATAAAATAGATACATATcataataaagataataaaaatttagaaaatatgattaataaaaatgatcaagattgttataataatttatattataaagaaaatgcaAATGCCAATATAAAATTGGATGATGAGAATCTCTTAATGTTTGACAATacatatatgaaaaataaagaaaattcagatttaaaaaaaaaaaatattaaaaaaaggaatataaaaaaaaggaattcTTTAGAAAATAACCAAGACAATATTGGAACTTCTGTTTTTAATTCTATTACAGAAAAAAGTAAATTATCAGATTATCAAAAGGAATACGAATCAGACATAAATTctgaacaaataaaaaatgataataaattatcaaaTTCTCAAATTAAAGAAACTTTAAGTTTTAAATTTAACAATATTCGTAACAAAATGATAATGTTAAAATCAGGGagtttaaatataaataaagatgaaaaaaatgaaaacttaaaaaaatgcaaTAGTGAATTAATAGATTtgaatgaatataaaaatatcgatttattaaatgaagaatatacaataataaatagtgtgcaatttaaaaatatgtattttcATGATGGCTCATTAAAAAGTGATATTCCAGCTAGAAATCTAAATCAAATATTGTcagttaaatataaaattgtatcACAAGTAAACCCTcatatttttccttttacTGGAATTAGAGTACATGGGGAAGCTGGAAAACCCGTTAAATGGCGAGGTAGTTCTGGGCGATGGCGAGCTGGATTTTTAATGTCATCTatggaaatattatttaaggAAAATGTTAGATATATTCTTAGGCTAATGGCTTTGTTAGACATATCCCCAACAATTAGGGGTTTGAATGCGGGCTCTATAGCAATGCAG AGGTACCATGGCGATATAACCTTACACCCCAACCGGCTGTTTTTGAAACATTTTAAATTGATAAGTGTGTCGAGCTATGATGATGTAGAGTGGTATATACAGGAAGGAAGACAAATGACTTTTCAAAAATTACCATTAATTATGAACAGAATGAAAATTGAAAAGAAATTgataaaagtgaaaaaatgttttttttaa